A section of the Enterobacter sp. C2 genome encodes:
- the aroK gene encoding shikimate kinase AroK, with the protein MAEKRNIFLVGPMGAGKSTIGRQLAQQLNMEFYDSDQEIEKRTGADVGWVFDVEGEEGFRDREEKVINELTEKQGIVLATGGGSVKSRETRNRLSARGVVVYLETTIEKQLARTQRDKKRPLLQVETPPREVLEALADERNPLYEEIADVTIRTDDQSAKVVANQIIHMLESN; encoded by the coding sequence ATGGCAGAGAAACGCAATATCTTTCTGGTTGGGCCTATGGGTGCCGGCAAAAGCACTATTGGGCGTCAGTTAGCTCAACAACTCAATATGGAATTTTACGATTCTGATCAAGAGATTGAGAAACGAACCGGAGCTGATGTGGGCTGGGTCTTCGATGTAGAAGGTGAAGAAGGTTTCCGCGATCGCGAAGAAAAGGTCATTAACGAACTGACCGAGAAGCAGGGCATTGTGCTGGCGACAGGCGGCGGCTCTGTGAAATCCCGCGAAACCCGTAATCGTCTCTCCGCCCGTGGCGTAGTGGTGTATCTGGAAACCACTATCGAAAAGCAGCTGGCTCGTACTCAACGCGATAAAAAGCGTCCCCTGTTACAGGTGGAGACGCCGCCGCGAGAAGTTCTCGAAGCGCTGGCCGACGAACGGAATCCTCTCTACGAAGAGATTGCCGACGTCACCATCCGCACCGACGATCAGAGCGCAAAAGTGGTCGCAAACCAGATTATTCATATGCTGGAAAGCAACTGA
- the aroB gene encoding 3-dehydroquinate synthase, with the protein MERITVTLGERSYPITIAAGLFNDPASFLPLKSGDQVMLVTNETLAPLYLEKIRHVLEQAGVRVDSVVLPDGEQYKSLAVLDTVFTALLQKPHGRDTTLVALGGGVVGDLTGFAAASYQRGVRFIQVPTTLLSQVDSSVGGKTAVNHPLGKNMIGAFYQPASVVVDLDCLATLPARELSSGLAEVIKYGIILDAAFFSWLEDNLDALLRLDGPTMAYCIRRCCELKAEVVAADERETGLRALLNLGHTFGHAIEAEMGYGNWLHGEAVAAGMVMAARAAERLGQFSRDDTQRIITLLTRAGLPVNGPREMSAEAYIPHMLRDKKVLAGEMRLVLPLAIGKSEVRGGVPHDVVLGAIADCQQA; encoded by the coding sequence ATGGAGAGGATCACCGTCACTCTTGGGGAACGTAGTTACCCAATCACCATCGCGGCTGGTTTGTTTAACGATCCAGCTTCCTTCTTGCCGTTGAAGTCAGGCGACCAGGTCATGCTGGTCACTAACGAGACGCTGGCTCCGCTCTATCTTGAAAAAATCCGCCATGTTCTTGAACAGGCGGGTGTGCGGGTTGACAGCGTCGTGCTGCCGGACGGTGAGCAGTACAAAAGCCTGGCGGTACTGGATACGGTTTTCACCGCCCTGTTGCAAAAACCTCACGGGCGCGATACGACGCTGGTGGCGCTTGGCGGCGGCGTGGTAGGCGATCTTACCGGCTTTGCGGCTGCGAGCTATCAACGTGGCGTGCGCTTTATTCAGGTGCCCACCACGCTCCTTTCTCAGGTCGATTCGTCCGTTGGCGGCAAGACGGCGGTGAATCACCCTCTCGGCAAAAATATGATCGGCGCGTTCTATCAGCCCGCCTCGGTGGTCGTCGATCTCGACTGCCTGGCGACGCTTCCCGCGCGCGAACTCTCCTCTGGCCTGGCTGAAGTCATCAAGTACGGCATCATTCTTGACGCCGCGTTCTTTAGCTGGCTGGAAGATAATCTCGATGCGCTTCTGCGCCTCGACGGTCCCACCATGGCCTACTGCATTCGCCGCTGTTGTGAACTAAAAGCCGAAGTTGTCGCTGCGGACGAGCGCGAGACCGGCTTACGTGCTTTACTCAACCTGGGCCACACATTTGGTCACGCTATCGAAGCCGAAATGGGTTACGGTAACTGGCTGCACGGTGAAGCGGTGGCGGCGGGAATGGTCATGGCAGCACGCGCGGCCGAACGCCTCGGTCAGTTTAGCCGGGACGATACGCAGCGAATCATTACCTTACTCACGCGCGCTGGCCTGCCGGTCAACGGTCCGCGGGAGATGTCCGCAGAGGCGTATATTCCTCACATGCTGCGTGACAAAAAGGTGCTGGCGGGCGAGATGCGTTTGGTCCTGCCGCTGGCAATAGGGAAGAGTGAAGTCCGTGGCGGAGTGCCACATGATGTTGTTCTTGGCGCCATTGCTGATTGCCAGCAGGCGTGA
- the damX gene encoding cell division protein DamX produces MDEFKPEDELKTDPSDRRPGRTRQSSERDSDPQINFDDVDLDADDRRPSRTRKAREESDESYEEQELEESAVDEERVERRPRKRKKAPAAKPASRQYLMMGLGILVLLLLIVGIGSALKSPADKSGSEQASSEKSVNLSDNAADQANGTQPAPGATSAEQTAGNPQDVSLPPIASTPTQGQTPAAPEGQQRVEVQGDLNNALAQPQNQNQVDSVAVNSTLPTEPATVAPVHNAKAAESRQTAASERQASATEHRAAPRTERQQAVIEPKPTQSAPKAAAQPKRTETATSTAQPKATTSAAPAAKPSAAVTATAPTQSAKPATTPAPAAAAPAAAAPAATANASTGNVGSLKSAPGSHYTLQLSSSSNYNNLNAWAKKENLKNFVVYQTSRNGQPWYVLVSGVYASKDDAKRAVSTLPADVQAKNPWAKPLHQVQADLK; encoded by the coding sequence ATGGATGAATTCAAACCAGAAGACGAGCTGAAAACCGATCCCAGCGATCGTCGTCCTGGTCGTACGCGCCAGTCTTCTGAACGCGACAGCGATCCGCAGATCAACTTCGATGATGTCGATCTGGACGCTGACGATCGTCGCCCTTCACGGACGCGTAAAGCACGTGAAGAGAGTGACGAAAGCTATGAGGAACAGGAGCTGGAGGAGAGCGCCGTGGATGAGGAGCGCGTAGAGCGTCGCCCTCGCAAGCGTAAAAAAGCCCCTGCCGCTAAACCTGCCTCCCGCCAGTACCTGATGATGGGTCTGGGGATCCTGGTTCTGCTCCTGCTGATCGTGGGCATCGGATCCGCGCTGAAGTCGCCTGCCGATAAGTCCGGCAGCGAACAAGCCTCCTCGGAGAAGAGCGTCAACCTGTCAGATAACGCCGCTGACCAGGCTAACGGCACGCAGCCAGCGCCGGGCGCGACCTCGGCTGAGCAGACGGCGGGTAATCCGCAGGATGTCTCTCTGCCGCCGATCGCCTCTACGCCAACCCAGGGGCAGACGCCTGCCGCGCCGGAAGGCCAGCAGCGCGTTGAAGTGCAGGGCGATCTGAACAACGCCCTGGCGCAGCCGCAGAATCAAAATCAGGTAGACAGCGTGGCGGTGAACTCCACTCTGCCGACCGAGCCCGCTACCGTTGCGCCGGTGCATAACGCGAAAGCAGCAGAGTCGCGCCAGACCGCCGCGTCTGAGCGTCAGGCCTCCGCAACCGAGCACCGTGCCGCGCCTCGCACCGAGCGTCAGCAGGCGGTAATCGAGCCGAAGCCAACCCAAAGCGCGCCGAAAGCAGCAGCCCAGCCGAAGCGCACCGAAACGGCGACCAGCACGGCCCAGCCAAAAGCGACGACCAGCGCAGCCCCTGCGGCGAAACCGTCCGCAGCGGTCACGGCAACGGCCCCGACCCAGTCGGCGAAGCCTGCCACGACCCCAGCGCCAGCCGCCGCCGCACCGGCAGCAGCAGCGCCTGCGGCCACGGCCAACGCCTCTACCGGCAACGTGGGTTCCCTGAAGTCAGCGCCGGGCAGCCACTACACGCTGCAGCTGAGCAGCTCGTCGAACTACAACAACCTGAACGCGTGGGCGAAGAAAGAGAACCTGAAAAACTTCGTGGTTTATCAGACTTCGCGTAACGGTCAGCCGTGGTATGTATTGGTAAGCGGTGTCTATGCGTCGAAAGATGATGCTAAACGCGCCGTCTCTACGCTGCCAGCCGACGTGCAGGCGAAAAACCCGTGGGCGAAGCCGCTGCATCAGGTGCAGGCCGATCTCAAGTAA
- the dam gene encoding adenine-specific DNA-methyltransferase, translating into MKKNRAFLKWAGGKYPLLDDIKKHLPPGECLIEPFVGAGSVFLNTDFSRYILADINSDLIGLYNIVKTRTDEYVLNARELFTPQHNQAEVYYRLRTEFNQCRDPLRRAVLFLYLNRHGYNGLCRYNLRGEFNVPFGRYKKPYFPEAELYHFAEKAQNAEFRCLSYEACMELADVNSVVYCDPPYAPLSATANFTAYHTNSFSPLEQARLAEMAELLVSKQIPVLISNHDTPDTREWYKAATHFQVKVRRSISSNGGTRKKVDELLALYRPADKK; encoded by the coding sequence ATGAAAAAAAATCGCGCTTTTCTGAAATGGGCAGGGGGGAAATACCCCCTGCTCGACGACATTAAAAAGCATTTACCACCGGGTGAGTGCCTCATAGAACCCTTCGTCGGGGCCGGGTCGGTATTTCTGAATACCGACTTTTCTCGCTATATCCTTGCGGATATCAACAGCGATCTAATCGGTCTCTACAACATCGTTAAAACCCGCACCGATGAGTACGTCCTCAACGCCCGCGAGCTGTTTACGCCGCAGCATAACCAGGCTGAGGTCTACTACCGGCTGCGTACCGAGTTCAACCAGTGCCGGGATCCGCTGCGGCGCGCGGTGCTGTTTTTATATCTTAACCGTCACGGCTATAACGGTCTGTGCCGCTATAACCTGCGCGGCGAGTTTAATGTGCCCTTTGGCCGGTATAAAAAACCCTACTTCCCGGAAGCCGAGCTGTACCACTTTGCTGAAAAGGCCCAGAACGCTGAGTTTCGCTGCCTCTCGTATGAGGCGTGCATGGAACTCGCCGACGTCAACTCCGTGGTCTACTGCGATCCGCCCTATGCACCTCTCTCTGCGACGGCGAACTTTACCGCCTATCATACCAACAGCTTTAGTCCGCTAGAGCAGGCGCGTCTGGCAGAGATGGCGGAATTACTGGTCAGTAAGCAAATCCCAGTGTTAATTTCGAATCACGATACGCCGGACACCCGTGAGTGGTACAAAGCCGCGACGCATTTTCAGGTTAAAGTGCGCCGCAGTATCAGCAGTAACGGTGGCACACGCAAAAAGGTGGACGAACTGCTGGCGCTCTATCGTCCGGCAGACAAAAAATAG
- the rpe gene encoding ribulose-phosphate 3-epimerase: protein MKQYLIAPSILSADFARLGEDTANALAAGGDVVHFDVMDNHYVPNLTMGPMVLKALRDYGITAPIDVHLMVKPVDRLIPDFAAAGASIITFHPEASEHVDRSLQLIKEHGCKAGLVFNPATSLSWLDYVMDKLDVILLMSVNPGFGGQSFIPHTLDKLREVRRRIDASGYDIRLEVDGGVKADNIGEIAAAGADMFVAGSAIFNQPDYRSVIDKMRSELAKVHHG from the coding sequence ATGAAACAGTATTTGATTGCCCCTTCAATTCTGTCGGCTGACTTTGCCCGCCTGGGTGAGGATACCGCTAACGCGCTGGCGGCCGGTGGCGACGTGGTGCATTTTGACGTCATGGATAACCACTACGTCCCTAACCTGACGATGGGGCCGATGGTATTGAAAGCCCTGCGCGACTATGGCATCACCGCCCCCATTGACGTCCACCTGATGGTGAAACCGGTAGACCGTTTGATCCCCGATTTCGCTGCCGCAGGGGCGAGCATTATTACTTTCCATCCCGAAGCCAGCGAGCACGTCGACCGCTCGCTGCAGCTGATCAAAGAGCACGGCTGTAAAGCGGGGCTGGTGTTCAACCCGGCGACCTCTCTGAGCTGGCTTGACTACGTCATGGACAAACTAGATGTGATCCTGCTGATGTCCGTCAACCCGGGCTTCGGCGGCCAGAGCTTTATTCCTCATACGCTCGACAAGCTGCGCGAAGTGCGCCGTCGCATCGATGCTTCCGGCTATGACATTCGCCTTGAGGTTGATGGCGGCGTGAAGGCGGATAACATCGGTGAAATTGCCGCCGCAGGCGCAGATATGTTTGTCGCTGGCTCGGCTATTTTTAACCAGCCGGACTACCGTAGCGTGATCGATAAAATGCGCAGCGAGCTGGCAAAGGTTCATCATGGCTAA
- the gph gene encoding phosphoglycolate phosphatase, with protein sequence MAKKIDGIQAIAFDLDGTLVDSAPGLTHAVDQALYALELPAAGEARVVTWIGNGADVLMQRALAWSRQEHASQRAMAGKPAIDHAAIPEEEQARILRKLFDRYYADVVEEGSFLFPDVAATLAALHEEGYPLALVTNKPTPFVAPLLEALDIARYFTLVIGGDDVKNKKPHPEPLLLVAEKLGVTPQALLFVGDSRNDIQAAKAAGCCAVGLTYGYNYGEAIALSEPDHIFDHFKELLPALGLPYSEHQEQKND encoded by the coding sequence ATGGCTAAGAAAATCGATGGAATTCAAGCTATTGCCTTCGATCTCGACGGTACGCTGGTCGATAGCGCTCCGGGTCTGACCCACGCCGTAGACCAGGCGCTCTATGCCCTGGAGCTGCCCGCTGCCGGGGAGGCACGAGTAGTCACGTGGATCGGCAACGGCGCTGACGTGCTGATGCAGCGGGCGCTGGCATGGTCTCGTCAGGAGCACGCCAGCCAGCGTGCGATGGCAGGTAAACCGGCAATCGATCACGCGGCTATTCCCGAAGAGGAGCAGGCCCGCATTCTGCGCAAGCTTTTCGATCGCTACTATGCCGACGTGGTTGAAGAGGGCAGCTTTCTCTTCCCGGACGTAGCCGCCACTCTGGCCGCCCTGCATGAAGAGGGCTATCCGCTGGCGCTGGTAACCAATAAGCCGACGCCGTTTGTTGCGCCCCTGCTGGAGGCGCTGGATATTGCCCGCTATTTCACGCTGGTGATCGGCGGTGACGATGTCAAAAACAAAAAGCCGCACCCGGAGCCGCTGCTGCTGGTCGCTGAGAAGCTCGGGGTGACACCGCAGGCGCTGCTGTTTGTTGGCGATTCGCGGAATGATATTCAGGCGGCGAAAGCGGCTGGCTGCTGTGCCGTGGGCCTCACCTACGGCTACAACTACGGCGAAGCCATCGCGCTGAGCGAACCAGATCATATCTTCGACCATTTCAAAGAGTTACTGCCCGCGCTTGGGCTTCCATATAGTGAACATCAGGAACAGAAAAATGACTAA
- the trpS gene encoding tryptophan--tRNA ligase: protein MTKPIVFSGAQPSGELTIGNYMGALRQWVTMQDDYDCIYCIVDLHAITARQDPEKLRKATLDTLALYLACGIDPEKSTIFVQSHVPEHAQLGWALNCYTYFGELSRMTQFKDKSARYSENINAGLFDYPVLMAADILLYQTNQVPVGEDQKQHLELSRDIAQRFNAIYGDVFKVPEPFIPKSGARVMSLLEPTKKMSKSDDNRNNVIGLLEDPKSVVKKIKRAVTDSEEPPVVRYDVKEKAGVSNLLDILSGVTGQSIAELEQHFEGKMYGHLKGEVAEAVSGMLTELQERYHRYRNDEAFLQRIMKEGAEKASARAAETLKAVYAAIGFVAKP, encoded by the coding sequence ATGACTAAGCCCATCGTCTTTAGTGGCGCACAGCCCTCAGGTGAACTGACCATCGGCAACTATATGGGTGCGCTGCGTCAGTGGGTAACCATGCAGGATGACTACGACTGCATCTACTGCATCGTGGATCTCCACGCTATTACCGCCCGTCAGGATCCAGAGAAGCTGCGCAAGGCTACTCTGGATACGCTGGCGCTCTACCTGGCCTGCGGGATCGATCCCGAGAAGAGCACCATTTTCGTGCAGTCCCACGTGCCAGAGCATGCGCAGCTTGGCTGGGCGCTGAACTGCTACACCTATTTCGGCGAGCTAAGCCGCATGACCCAGTTTAAAGACAAGTCAGCGCGCTACTCTGAGAACATCAACGCCGGCCTGTTTGACTATCCGGTGCTGATGGCGGCAGACATTCTGCTCTATCAGACTAACCAGGTACCGGTTGGTGAAGATCAGAAGCAGCACCTTGAGCTGAGCCGCGATATCGCCCAGCGTTTTAACGCTATCTACGGTGACGTGTTCAAAGTACCGGAGCCGTTCATTCCGAAATCCGGCGCGCGCGTAATGTCCCTGCTGGAGCCGACCAAGAAGATGTCTAAGTCTGACGATAACCGCAACAACGTTATCGGCCTGCTGGAAGATCCGAAGTCGGTGGTGAAGAAGATCAAACGTGCGGTAACCGACTCCGAAGAGCCGCCGGTCGTGCGCTACGATGTGAAGGAGAAGGCGGGCGTCTCTAACCTGCTGGATATCCTCTCTGGCGTGACCGGACAGAGCATTGCCGAGCTGGAGCAGCACTTCGAAGGTAAAATGTACGGCCACCTGAAGGGTGAAGTTGCGGAAGCGGTCTCTGGCATGCTGACCGAGCTTCAGGAGCGCTACCACCGCTACCGTAACGATGAAGCCTTCCTGCAGCGCATTATGAAAGAGGGAGCTGAGAAAGCCAGCGCCCGCGCTGCAGAGACGCTGAAAGCGGTATACGCAGCAATCGGCTTTGTGGCCAAGCCGTAA
- the cysG gene encoding siroheme synthase CysG, giving the protein MHHLPIFCQLRDRDCLLVGGGDVAERKARLLLEAGARLTVNALHFDPQFTVWADEGMVTLVEGHFDEALLDPCWLVIAATDDDAVNQQVSDAAEARRIFCNVVDAPKEASFIMPSIIDRSPLMVAISSGGTSPVLARLLREKLESLLPLHLGKIAGYAGTLRGRVKATFATMAERRRFWEKFFTNDRLAQYLANSDRLAIDNETESLFNTPLDNRGEVVLVGAGPGDAGLLTLKGLQQIQQADVVVYDRLVSDDIMNLVRRDADRIFVGKRAGYHCVPQEEINQILLRQAQSGKRVVRLKGGDPFIFGRGGEELETLCHAGIPFSVVPGITAASGCSAYSGIPLTHRDYAQSVRLITGHLKTGGELDWENLAAEKQTLVFYMGLNQAATIQQKLIEHGMQADMPVALVENGTAVQQRVVSGVLSELGTLAQQVESPALIIVGRVVALRDKLNWFSHH; this is encoded by the coding sequence GTGCACCATCTTCCTATTTTTTGCCAGTTACGCGATCGCGACTGCCTGCTCGTCGGCGGTGGCGATGTCGCAGAGCGTAAAGCCCGCTTACTTCTGGAAGCCGGTGCGCGGCTTACCGTCAATGCGCTGCACTTCGATCCGCAGTTTACCGTGTGGGCGGACGAAGGCATGGTCACTCTGGTAGAGGGCCACTTTGATGAGGCGCTGCTCGATCCCTGCTGGCTGGTGATTGCCGCTACCGACGACGATGCGGTCAATCAGCAGGTCAGCGATGCGGCGGAAGCGCGCCGCATTTTCTGTAACGTGGTTGATGCGCCGAAAGAGGCGAGCTTTATCATGCCGTCAATTATCGACCGCTCGCCGCTGATGGTAGCGATCTCCTCCGGTGGCACCTCGCCGGTCCTGGCGCGTCTGCTACGGGAAAAGCTGGAGTCGCTGCTACCGCTGCACCTTGGCAAAATTGCTGGCTACGCCGGCACCCTGCGTGGACGGGTGAAAGCCACCTTCGCCACCATGGCCGAGCGCCGCCGCTTCTGGGAGAAGTTTTTCACCAACGACCGTCTTGCCCAGTATCTGGCCAACAGCGATCGCCTTGCCATCGACAACGAGACGGAGTCGTTGTTTAACACGCCGCTCGATAACCGGGGGGAAGTGGTGCTGGTTGGCGCGGGGCCGGGCGATGCCGGGCTGCTGACGCTGAAGGGCCTCCAGCAGATCCAGCAGGCGGACGTGGTGGTCTATGACCGCCTGGTCTCCGACGACATTATGAACCTGGTGCGCCGCGACGCCGACCGTATTTTTGTCGGTAAACGTGCGGGCTATCACTGCGTGCCGCAGGAGGAGATTAACCAGATCCTGCTGCGCCAGGCGCAGTCCGGCAAGCGTGTGGTGCGCCTGAAGGGTGGCGATCCGTTTATCTTTGGTCGCGGCGGCGAAGAGCTGGAGACGCTGTGCCATGCGGGGATCCCCTTCTCCGTGGTGCCGGGCATTACCGCTGCCTCGGGCTGCTCCGCCTACTCGGGCATTCCGCTGACCCACCGCGACTACGCCCAGAGCGTGCGGCTGATCACCGGCCACCTGAAAACCGGCGGCGAGCTGGACTGGGAGAACCTGGCCGCAGAGAAGCAGACCCTGGTGTTCTATATGGGGCTCAATCAGGCCGCAACGATCCAGCAGAAGCTGATCGAGCATGGGATGCAGGCGGATATGCCGGTCGCGCTGGTGGAAAACGGTACGGCGGTACAGCAGCGGGTCGTGAGCGGAGTATTGAGCGAGCTGGGTACGCTGGCGCAGCAGGTTGAGAGCCCGGCGCTGATTATCGTTGGCCGCGTCGTTGCCCTGCGCGACAAGCTGAACTGGTTCTCGCACCACTGA
- the nirC gene encoding nitrite transporter NirC, with translation MFADTINKCAANAARIARLSTDNPLGFWISSAMAGAYVGLAIILIFTLGNLLDPAVRPLVMGATFGIALTLVIIAGSELFTGHTMFLTLGVKAGTISHSQMWTILPQTWLGNLVGSVFVALLYFWGGGSLLSVDTSLVHTVALAKTSAPASVLFFKGALCNWLVCLAIWMAIRTEGAGKFLAIWWCLLAFIASGYEHSVANMTLFALSWFGHHSDAYTLSGIGHNLLWVTLGNTLSGAIFMGLGYWYATPRAERPTPAKNAAQETVSP, from the coding sequence ATGTTCGCAGACACTATCAACAAGTGTGCGGCCAACGCTGCGCGCATTGCACGCCTCTCTACAGATAATCCGCTGGGCTTCTGGATCAGCTCCGCAATGGCTGGCGCCTACGTGGGCCTGGCGATTATCCTCATCTTTACCCTTGGCAACCTGCTTGACCCGGCGGTACGTCCGCTGGTAATGGGCGCGACCTTCGGCATCGCGCTGACGCTGGTGATCATCGCCGGTTCCGAGCTATTTACCGGCCACACCATGTTCCTGACCCTGGGCGTGAAAGCGGGCACCATCAGCCACAGCCAGATGTGGACAATCTTGCCGCAAACCTGGCTAGGTAATCTGGTGGGGTCGGTCTTCGTTGCCCTGCTCTACTTCTGGGGCGGCGGTAGCCTGCTGTCGGTCGATACCAGCCTGGTGCACACCGTAGCGCTGGCAAAAACCAGCGCTCCTGCCAGCGTGCTGTTCTTCAAGGGTGCGCTCTGCAACTGGCTGGTGTGTCTGGCGATCTGGATGGCGATCCGTACCGAAGGCGCGGGGAAATTCCTTGCTATCTGGTGGTGTCTGCTGGCGTTTATCGCCTCTGGCTATGAGCACTCGGTCGCCAACATGACCCTGTTCGCCCTCTCCTGGTTTGGTCATCACAGCGACGCCTACACCCTGTCCGGTATTGGGCATAACCTTTTGTGGGTAACCCTGGGCAATACTTTATCCGGAGCCATATTTATGGGACTGGGATATTGGTATGCTACCCCTCGCGCAGAGCGTCCAACTCCTGCTAAAAACGCCGCGCAGGAAACCGTTAGCCCTTAG
- the nirD gene encoding nitrite reductase small subunit NirD, whose translation MSQWNTVCQLADIVPATGVCALLNNQQIAIFRPRADEQVYAISNIDPFFEASVLSRGIIAEHDGELWVASPLKKQRFRLRDGLCMEDADHSVARFDARVKDGEVQIKA comes from the coding sequence ATGAGCCAGTGGAACACCGTCTGTCAGCTCGCTGACATCGTGCCAGCAACCGGCGTCTGCGCCCTGTTAAATAATCAGCAGATCGCGATTTTCCGCCCGCGGGCCGATGAGCAGGTCTATGCCATCAGCAACATCGATCCCTTCTTTGAGGCCAGCGTGCTGTCGCGCGGCATCATTGCCGAGCACGACGGCGAACTGTGGGTTGCCAGCCCGCTGAAGAAACAGCGCTTCCGCCTGCGCGACGGCCTGTGCATGGAGGATGCGGACCACTCCGTAGCCCGCTTTGATGCCCGGGTTAAAGACGGCGAAGTACAGATTAAAGCGTAA